From Echinicola jeungdonensis, the proteins below share one genomic window:
- the aspS gene encoding aspartate--tRNA ligase, which translates to MLRTHTCGELRLEDVGKEVTLSGWVQRVRNKGGLVWVDLRDRYGVTQLIFEEGSSDKDLLEKAAHLGREFVIQAKGEVIERTSKNNKIPTGDVEVKTTGLEILNAAKVPPFVIEDETDGGEDLRMKYRYLDLRRRVVREKLQLRHHMMQETRKFMDAEDFMEVETPVLIKSTPEGARDFLVPSRVNKGEFYALPQSPQTFKQLLMVSGFDRYFQIVKCFRDEDLRADRQPEFTQIDCEMSFVEQEDVLQTFERLTKHLFSKVKKVELGEVERMSFTDAMKYYGNDKPDLRFDMKFVELNDLAQNKGFNVFDNAELVVGICAQGAAEYTRKQLDALTNWVKRPQIGAMGLVYVKCNEDGSFKSSVDKFYSQEDLAAWAERMGAHPGDLLLILSGDANTTRKQLSELRLKMGSDLGLRDKNVFKPLWVLDFPLLEWDEDTERYHAMHHPFTSPKKEDIPLLESDPGAVRANAYDLVINGVEIGGGSIRIHDKNTQKMMFKHLGFTDEEAQEQFGFLMEAFEYGAPPHGGIAFGFDRLCAIFGGSDSIRDYIAFPKNNSGRDVMIDSPSHISEDQLEELSIRLAMKKEV; encoded by the coding sequence ATGCTAAGAACACATACTTGTGGAGAATTACGCTTAGAGGATGTGGGCAAAGAGGTAACCCTTTCTGGTTGGGTGCAGAGAGTCCGTAACAAAGGAGGCTTAGTCTGGGTGGATTTGAGGGATCGGTATGGAGTAACCCAATTGATATTTGAGGAAGGGTCCAGCGACAAGGATTTGTTAGAAAAGGCAGCTCATTTGGGAAGGGAATTTGTCATCCAGGCCAAGGGTGAGGTTATTGAAAGAACTTCTAAGAATAATAAAATTCCGACAGGGGATGTGGAGGTGAAAACCACCGGTTTGGAAATTTTAAATGCCGCCAAAGTTCCTCCATTTGTAATAGAGGATGAAACTGATGGAGGGGAAGACTTGCGGATGAAATACAGGTACCTCGACCTTAGAAGGAGAGTGGTCCGTGAAAAGCTGCAGCTAAGGCACCATATGATGCAAGAAACCCGCAAATTTATGGATGCAGAGGACTTTATGGAGGTGGAAACACCTGTCTTGATTAAGTCTACTCCAGAAGGGGCAAGGGACTTTTTGGTACCCAGCAGAGTTAATAAAGGAGAGTTTTATGCTTTGCCCCAGTCTCCTCAAACCTTTAAGCAGTTGTTGATGGTCAGTGGATTTGACCGTTATTTTCAGATTGTCAAATGTTTTAGGGATGAGGACTTAAGGGCAGACCGCCAACCTGAGTTTACCCAAATAGACTGTGAAATGTCTTTTGTTGAACAGGAGGATGTTTTGCAGACTTTTGAAAGACTTACCAAACATCTTTTTTCCAAAGTGAAAAAGGTGGAATTGGGTGAAGTAGAAAGAATGAGCTTCACCGATGCTATGAAATATTATGGCAATGACAAACCTGATTTGAGGTTCGACATGAAATTTGTTGAGCTTAATGATTTGGCTCAAAACAAAGGATTTAATGTATTTGATAATGCGGAGCTGGTAGTTGGGATTTGTGCGCAAGGTGCCGCTGAATATACCAGAAAACAGCTTGATGCCCTGACAAATTGGGTGAAAAGACCACAGATAGGTGCAATGGGTTTGGTATATGTTAAATGCAATGAGGATGGTTCTTTCAAATCCTCTGTGGACAAATTCTACAGTCAGGAGGACCTTGCAGCTTGGGCCGAAAGAATGGGAGCCCATCCCGGAGACTTATTGTTGATACTCTCCGGAGATGCCAACACCACCAGAAAGCAGCTTTCAGAACTTCGATTGAAAATGGGATCTGACCTAGGCTTGAGGGATAAAAATGTATTCAAACCACTTTGGGTATTGGATTTTCCTCTATTGGAGTGGGATGAGGATACCGAAAGATATCATGCCATGCACCACCCCTTTACCTCTCCTAAAAAAGAGGATATCCCATTATTGGAATCTGATCCGGGGGCGGTACGTGCCAATGCCTATGACTTGGTCATCAATGGGGTAGAAATCGGAGGGGGATCTATCAGGATTCACGACAAAAACACCCAGAAGATGATGTTCAAGCATCTTGGCTTTACAGATGAAGAAGCGCAAGAGCAGTTTGGTTTCTTGATGGAAGCGTTTGAATATGGTGCACCGCCACATGGAGGAATTGCTTTTGGTTTTGATAGGCTTTGTGCCATATTTGGAGGAAGTGATTCCATTAGAGATTATATTGCCTTCCCGAAAAACAATTCCGGCAGGGATGTAATGATCGATTCACCAAGTCATATCTCAGAAGACCAATTGGAGGAATTGAGTATCAGATTAGCGATGAAAAAAGAAGTTTAA
- a CDS encoding lysoplasmalogenase, whose translation MLKKEIIWLYLYLFAGLADMAMIIQQIDAYRIFTKPLILISLTIYFFTSTRLIKNSLLRKSMGTALIFLLAGDILKLFPSYFWLGWGAYLITQICYIIAFKLTQSHTIQLKGMNFVKLFFYNLPIYILAAFLYYLINDQLNQLKTPIIIYILTMVLMVSIARERYKRTNILSYSQVFLGALLFMISDSIQALDIFFRPIPSDEVLVRGTFTLAHLLIVMGIRSHLIHGPITKK comes from the coding sequence ATGCTTAAAAAAGAAATAATCTGGCTCTACCTATACCTATTTGCCGGCTTGGCAGATATGGCCATGATCATTCAACAAATAGATGCTTACCGGATTTTCACCAAACCATTAATTTTAATTTCCCTTACAATTTATTTTTTCACCAGTACCCGATTGATCAAAAATAGCTTGCTCAGAAAAAGTATGGGTACAGCTCTTATTTTTCTTTTGGCAGGGGATATTCTAAAATTGTTTCCTTCTTATTTCTGGTTAGGCTGGGGAGCTTACCTTATCACCCAGATTTGCTATATCATTGCCTTTAAGCTCACCCAATCCCACACCATACAACTTAAAGGGATGAATTTTGTCAAGCTTTTCTTTTACAACTTGCCTATTTATATTTTGGCTGCCTTTTTATATTATTTGATCAATGATCAATTGAACCAACTAAAAACCCCCATAATTATTTATATCCTGACTATGGTTCTAATGGTATCCATTGCAAGGGAAAGATATAAGCGGACAAATATTTTAAGCTATTCCCAAGTGTTTTTAGGGGCTTTGCTTTTTATGATTTCAGATAGCATTCAAGCATTGGATATTTTTTTCAGACCTATCCCAAGTGATGAAGTACTGGTCAGGGGAACATTCACCCTGGCCCATTTGCTTATCGTTATGGGAATTCGAAGTCATTTGATTCATGGACCAATAACAAAAAAATAG
- a CDS encoding M23 family metallopeptidase translates to MKKTWIAAGIFLLSVGGNGFYGCSPKKEEKEKQIVEAVATVEEEIKEEQILYGINIDELDIVEGVVGRNQTLSTLLAPFNVPYQIIDAIAKKSKDIFDVRNIAFDKKYTVLTSKDSSSQAHFFIYEPNPAEFVVFQLDDQVDIYKEAKPVEINKREVAGEINTSLYVNMVEQGISPDLIDQFADLYGWTVDFQRLQRGDKYKVIFNERLVEGQVVGVDDIQMAYFEHRGDPCYAIPFEQNGELSFFDQEGNSLKKAFLRDPLKYSRISSRYSLRRYHPVQKRYKAHLGTDYAAPRGTEIRTVGDGTVIAASYTSGNGNYVKIKHNSTYTTQYLHMSKIGKGIRVGKRVKQGDVIGYVGSTGLATGPHLCFRFWKRGRQEDWLNEDIPPSEPILEENKAAFERVKTEKLAQLASIPYQQPSTDEKLLTQK, encoded by the coding sequence ATGAAAAAAACATGGATTGCAGCAGGGATTTTCCTGCTGAGTGTGGGAGGAAATGGTTTCTACGGATGTTCACCCAAAAAGGAAGAAAAGGAAAAACAGATAGTTGAAGCCGTAGCAACAGTTGAAGAGGAAATCAAGGAGGAGCAAATACTTTATGGAATCAATATTGATGAACTTGATATTGTAGAAGGAGTGGTCGGAAGGAATCAGACTTTATCCACTTTGTTAGCTCCATTCAATGTCCCCTATCAGATAATTGATGCCATTGCCAAAAAGTCCAAAGACATTTTTGATGTTCGGAACATTGCCTTCGACAAAAAATATACGGTGCTGACCTCCAAGGACAGCAGCTCCCAAGCTCATTTTTTTATTTACGAACCTAATCCTGCAGAATTTGTAGTTTTTCAGCTTGATGACCAGGTGGATATTTATAAGGAAGCAAAGCCTGTAGAAATCAATAAAAGAGAAGTGGCTGGAGAAATAAACACCTCTTTATATGTCAATATGGTGGAGCAAGGCATCTCTCCTGATTTGATTGACCAATTTGCAGATCTTTATGGCTGGACAGTAGATTTCCAAAGATTACAAAGGGGAGATAAATATAAAGTCATATTCAATGAACGTCTGGTGGAAGGACAGGTAGTTGGAGTGGATGATATCCAAATGGCTTATTTTGAGCACCGGGGAGATCCATGTTATGCCATTCCTTTTGAACAAAACGGTGAACTTTCCTTTTTTGATCAAGAAGGCAACAGCTTAAAAAAGGCGTTTTTAAGAGATCCACTTAAATATTCCAGAATCAGTTCCAGGTATAGCTTAAGAAGATATCACCCTGTCCAAAAAAGGTATAAAGCTCACTTGGGAACGGACTATGCCGCTCCTCGAGGAACTGAAATCCGAACAGTGGGTGATGGGACAGTCATTGCTGCCAGCTACACTTCAGGAAATGGCAACTACGTAAAAATTAAACACAACAGTACTTATACTACTCAATATCTGCACATGTCCAAAATCGGCAAAGGTATTAGAGTGGGCAAAAGGGTTAAGCAAGGGGATGTCATTGGTTATGTAGGTAGCACCGGATTGGCAACAGGCCCGCACCTTTGCTTTAGATTTTGGAAAAGGGGCAGACAGGAAGATTGGTTAAATGAAGATATTCCACCGTCCGAACCAATATTGGAAGAAAATAAGGCGGCGTTTGAAAGGGTGAAAACCGAAAAGTTAGCTCAGTTGGCTTCCATTCCATACCAACAACCCTCTACTGATGAAAAATTATTGACACAGAAATAA
- a CDS encoding FecR family protein, translated as MKQKQSEIFQQLISRKDFVDWVKHPNGDRNQFWDKWQKEHPEDISALREAREFVLRLSFQQNHMENEELEGMLGKIIAKDSPKEVKGNMGHLYREPVFQWAKVAAILLICLLGSYIIQNLTFSSLPHEEVMAWKSVKNPRGQKSKVSLPDGTLVHLNYESELRFPEQFSGSIREVELIGEGFFEVEHDEDRPFIVKTGDLKTEVLGTTFNVNAIPHSSQTRVSLVSGKVKVKAKNKKAEFLSPGEELRFQKISGKSSKGHFNVEQVISWKDGVILFQDASFEEFVKRLSKWYGVDFQVYGDTPKNWKVNGRYENEKLEEILEGLQFVYDLKYKIDGKNVTIKFN; from the coding sequence GTGAAGCAAAAACAATCAGAAATATTTCAACAACTGATATCCAGAAAAGATTTTGTCGATTGGGTAAAGCACCCGAATGGTGACCGGAATCAATTTTGGGATAAGTGGCAGAAAGAACACCCTGAAGATATATCAGCTTTAAGGGAGGCTAGGGAGTTTGTTTTGCGGCTTTCTTTCCAGCAAAATCATATGGAAAATGAAGAGTTGGAAGGCATGTTGGGGAAAATCATAGCTAAAGATTCCCCAAAGGAAGTGAAAGGTAATATGGGTCATTTATACAGGGAACCCGTATTCCAATGGGCCAAAGTGGCTGCCATTCTGCTGATCTGTCTTTTGGGGTCCTATATAATCCAAAACCTGACCTTTTCATCACTTCCGCACGAGGAAGTAATGGCTTGGAAATCTGTCAAAAACCCTAGAGGGCAAAAATCAAAAGTAAGCCTTCCTGATGGAACATTGGTTCACCTTAATTATGAAAGTGAATTGAGGTTTCCTGAACAATTTTCGGGTAGTATTAGGGAAGTTGAGTTGATAGGCGAAGGATTTTTTGAGGTAGAACATGATGAGGACCGGCCATTTATTGTCAAGACCGGGGATTTAAAAACGGAAGTGTTGGGTACCACTTTCAATGTCAATGCAATTCCCCATTCCTCTCAGACCAGGGTTTCATTGGTTAGTGGAAAGGTAAAAGTAAAAGCTAAAAATAAAAAGGCTGAATTCCTTTCACCTGGAGAGGAGCTAAGGTTTCAAAAAATTTCAGGAAAAAGCAGCAAAGGACACTTTAATGTAGAGCAGGTTATTTCCTGGAAAGATGGGGTGATCCTATTTCAGGATGCAAGCTTTGAGGAATTTGTGAAAAGGCTTAGCAAATGGTACGGGGTGGACTTTCAGGTATATGGGGACACTCCCAAAAACTGGAAAGTCAATGGCCGCTATGAAAATGAAAAGCTCGAGGAAATACTGGAAGGTTTACAGTTTGTATATGATCTGAAGTATAAAATAGATGGAAAAAATGTTACCATAAAATTTAATTAA
- a CDS encoding OmpA family protein, which yields MKRIFTFLIFMALFTAISSDLMAQNALLRYADKQFELFHYQEASEVYAKAFNRKHTYRAAKGAAKSFQKINDYEKAYEWWKTTLAFESSTTQDYAKFIASANQLGKIEEVKEALDTLSARDERFDQINIDSLMGWYENPKLVEAIPVDSVNSAATDFGGAEDKKGNFYFASDRGETSDSGKPLIRFDVANKIEEDEYAWTGRDFLTVYKVSEEGQVSTLKSPVPDTYHFSDPYFMENEDVVFYTITRELDKKAKKKLRKSDKVNPEMDYGQGQDDFADYHSEIFYSKINDSGEFEGFNSLPFNSLLNYSVINPFLDEKNKVMYFASDMPGGFGGYDLYKVSYDEDFTFGEPENLGDQINSKGNERDPFLAGDVLYFSSDGHFGLGGLDIFMAQLEGGNFSDIQNMGVPYNSSQDDFAMMLGRDGKEYLSSNRLGGSGLDDIYLMKDMYRRFMARVLNCDGELITDGYVAELREMDKMEKISLEKGSQGEVLANVSPSSDFELKISKKGYFPIIDNSISTKGIEADKLEREYTLAPIPYRTTVYADLIYYDLDKDAIREDAKPALNKLADLMKDHSFLDLMVRSHTDSRASVEYNDGLSSRRANAVASYLDSQGVAHSRVKKESFGEEKLTNDCGDGVPCPEREHQLNRRSELVLMAFPDENKQYEMPEELKGLDFCNISNLGVPVDVPLIHFDFDRYFLRTEDKKELERLAIMLSERPEATLSIEGHTDIRGSEEYNEALSEERAKVVRDFLIKRGIDESRIKYSWHGKSLPIHECESSCTEKEHQLNRRTEVKLILGQASESKPLKGSMTSIGKKKTSEELKSEEEVAFFISGVFSSEDNAASRVSQLKSKGFADAGFYFDQEKSLYYCYISKSTDRELAKKILANLKTKVSEDIWILEM from the coding sequence ATGAAAAGGATTTTTACATTTTTGATTTTTATGGCATTGTTTACTGCCATATCATCAGACCTGATGGCTCAAAATGCTCTTTTAAGGTATGCGGATAAACAATTTGAACTGTTTCACTACCAGGAGGCTTCAGAAGTTTATGCCAAAGCCTTTAACAGGAAACATACCTACAGAGCAGCAAAAGGAGCTGCGAAAAGTTTCCAAAAAATCAATGACTATGAAAAAGCTTATGAGTGGTGGAAAACTACTCTTGCCTTTGAGTCATCAACCACACAGGATTATGCCAAGTTTATAGCTTCTGCCAATCAATTAGGGAAAATCGAAGAAGTCAAAGAGGCATTGGATACCTTGTCTGCCAGAGATGAGCGTTTTGACCAAATTAATATTGACTCCCTAATGGGTTGGTATGAAAACCCGAAATTGGTCGAGGCCATTCCTGTAGATTCTGTCAATTCAGCAGCTACAGATTTTGGTGGAGCTGAGGATAAAAAGGGGAATTTTTATTTTGCCTCTGATCGAGGGGAAACCAGTGACTCAGGAAAACCGCTTATCCGATTTGATGTAGCCAATAAAATTGAAGAGGATGAATATGCCTGGACTGGTAGGGATTTTCTTACAGTATATAAAGTGAGTGAAGAAGGACAGGTTTCTACATTAAAATCACCTGTTCCAGATACTTATCATTTTTCTGACCCGTATTTTATGGAAAATGAGGATGTAGTGTTTTATACCATCACCCGTGAATTGGATAAAAAAGCAAAAAAGAAACTAAGAAAAAGTGACAAGGTAAACCCAGAAATGGATTATGGGCAGGGCCAAGATGATTTCGCAGATTATCATTCCGAAATATTTTATAGTAAAATAAATGATTCTGGCGAATTTGAGGGATTTAATAGTTTGCCTTTCAATTCCTTATTAAACTATTCCGTAATCAATCCCTTTTTGGATGAAAAAAATAAGGTGATGTATTTTGCCTCCGATATGCCGGGAGGATTTGGTGGCTACGATTTGTACAAGGTAAGCTATGATGAAGATTTTACTTTTGGAGAACCTGAAAACCTTGGAGACCAGATTAACTCCAAAGGGAATGAGAGAGACCCCTTCTTGGCTGGAGATGTTTTATATTTTTCATCTGATGGTCATTTTGGATTAGGCGGGCTGGATATTTTTATGGCCCAGTTAGAGGGAGGTAATTTCAGTGATATTCAAAATATGGGGGTACCTTATAATAGCTCCCAAGATGATTTCGCTATGATGTTGGGTAGGGATGGAAAGGAGTATCTGTCTTCTAATAGGCTGGGCGGGTCTGGTTTGGATGACATTTATTTGATGAAAGACATGTACCGAAGGTTTATGGCCAGGGTATTGAATTGTGATGGAGAACTCATTACTGATGGTTATGTGGCCGAGTTGAGGGAAATGGATAAAATGGAAAAGATAAGCCTTGAAAAAGGAAGTCAAGGGGAAGTGCTGGCCAATGTGAGCCCATCTTCTGATTTTGAATTGAAGATTTCCAAAAAAGGCTATTTCCCTATCATTGATAATTCCATTAGCACTAAAGGAATAGAAGCTGATAAGCTTGAAAGGGAGTATACCTTGGCTCCTATTCCTTACAGGACAACGGTATATGCAGATTTAATTTATTATGATTTGGACAAGGATGCCATAAGGGAGGATGCAAAGCCTGCCCTTAACAAATTGGCGGATTTGATGAAAGATCATTCTTTCCTAGACCTTATGGTCAGATCTCATACTGATTCCAGAGCTTCTGTAGAATATAATGATGGTTTGAGTAGCCGTAGGGCAAATGCCGTTGCATCCTATTTGGACAGCCAGGGAGTAGCCCATTCCAGGGTAAAAAAGGAATCTTTTGGGGAAGAGAAATTGACCAATGATTGTGGGGATGGGGTTCCATGTCCTGAAAGGGAACACCAGCTTAATAGAAGAAGTGAATTGGTATTGATGGCTTTTCCAGATGAAAACAAACAATATGAAATGCCCGAAGAGCTTAAGGGCTTGGATTTTTGTAATATAAGTAACCTGGGAGTTCCAGTGGATGTTCCCTTAATTCATTTTGATTTTGATAGGTATTTTCTCCGGACGGAAGACAAAAAGGAATTGGAACGTTTGGCTATAATGTTATCGGAGCGGCCTGAAGCTACTTTATCTATTGAAGGTCATACTGATATCAGGGGCTCTGAGGAATATAATGAAGCCTTATCTGAGGAAAGGGCTAAGGTGGTAAGAGACTTCCTGATAAAAAGGGGAATTGATGAATCTAGAATTAAATATTCCTGGCATGGAAAATCACTGCCTATCCATGAATGTGAGAGTTCTTGTACAGAAAAAGAACACCAGTTGAACAGAAGGACTGAGGTGAAATTGATTTTGGGGCAAGCTTCAGAATCAAAGCCCTTGAAGGGATCTATGACGAGTATAGGAAAAAAAAAGACCAGTGAAGAATTGAAGTCTGAGGAGGAAGTTGCATTTTTTATTTCAGGAGTTTTTTCTTCGGAGGATAATGCGGCATCCAGGGTAAGCCAACTAAAGAGTAAAGGGTTTGCTGATGCAGGGTTTTATTTTGATCAAGAAAAGTCGCTCTATTATTGTTATATAAGTAAGTCAACGGATCGTGAATTGGCCAAGAAGATTTTGGCCAATTTAAAAACGAAAGTCTCAGAGGATATATGGATTTTAGAAATGTAA
- a CDS encoding PorP/SprF family type IX secretion system membrane protein — protein MKRTFKILGMTLLVALWASNGTLAQQLPQFSQYIFNGLHVNPGYAGYKGVPYIQSTYRSQWVNFPGAPKTFTITADLSANEGLMGFGASILSDKIGPSQTSSGMLTYAYRIQTGYESFLGLGVSAGVSEYVVDGTLFNPNDFGDENIPEGRVNVFTPNLNTGIFFNTQRFYTGLSVYNLVGKSILERKDISLAYHNLHYFFTAGALIPISDKVQFKPSVLVKEEKGSATNYDINGMFLFMETIWLGASYRSNLNNGNDLMDENLSNRNAIAMILEIFATNNLRIGYAYDHNTNVLSNMRNNSHEISVGYYITPKNVRLKNPRWF, from the coding sequence ATGAAAAGAACTTTTAAAATATTAGGTATGACCCTGTTGGTGGCCCTTTGGGCTTCCAACGGGACTTTGGCCCAACAGCTTCCGCAGTTCAGCCAATACATTTTCAATGGATTACATGTAAATCCAGGCTATGCAGGTTATAAGGGGGTACCTTATATTCAATCTACTTACAGGAGCCAATGGGTAAATTTCCCGGGAGCTCCAAAAACCTTCACCATTACTGCAGACCTAAGTGCCAATGAAGGTTTAATGGGTTTTGGTGCAAGCATCTTATCCGATAAGATTGGCCCATCTCAAACCTCTTCTGGGATGCTGACCTATGCATATAGGATCCAAACAGGATATGAATCTTTTTTGGGTTTAGGTGTAAGTGCCGGGGTTTCGGAATACGTGGTGGATGGAACGTTGTTTAACCCTAATGATTTTGGGGATGAAAACATTCCGGAGGGGCGGGTAAATGTATTTACTCCCAATTTAAATACTGGAATATTCTTCAATACTCAGAGATTTTACACGGGTTTAAGTGTTTATAATTTGGTGGGAAAAAGTATATTGGAAAGGAAAGATATTTCTTTAGCTTATCATAACCTGCACTATTTTTTCACTGCAGGGGCTTTGATTCCCATTTCTGATAAGGTTCAGTTTAAACCATCTGTGCTGGTAAAAGAAGAAAAGGGAAGCGCAACAAATTATGATATCAATGGAATGTTCCTTTTTATGGAAACCATATGGTTGGGGGCGTCTTACCGTTCCAATTTAAATAATGGTAATGATTTAATGGATGAGAATTTGAGCAATAGAAATGCTATTGCTATGATTTTGGAGATTTTTGCCACTAATAATTTAAGAATTGGGTATGCATATGATCATAATACCAATGTTTTGAGTAATATGCGTAATAATTCCCACGAAATCTCTGTGGGCTATTACATTACACCTAAAAATGTTCGTTTGAAAAACCCTAGATGGTTCTAG
- a CDS encoding RNA polymerase sigma factor, which translates to MPFTQNNTFMADVSFENEFEVLVDKKRLDINNPQEFISTGDVDLWNDFRKGNEGAFIRIYHLYANMLYNFGCQICSDHNRVKDSLQDFFIYLREKREKLGPTNSIKPYLLKAFKRRVLEDMKKNHKLMTHGEDFYFKKFPVELSFETKFIQQQFENEQLNQLSVALEKLGEKEREAVYYFYYEGLTYEQIGEIMGFSHISSARRLIYRALSQLRKFMLANLALLLVDIYSS; encoded by the coding sequence ATGCCGTTCACCCAAAATAATACTTTTATGGCCGATGTCAGTTTTGAAAATGAGTTTGAGGTTTTAGTAGATAAAAAACGGCTTGATATAAATAATCCACAAGAATTCATCTCTACGGGAGATGTCGATCTTTGGAATGATTTCAGAAAAGGTAATGAAGGTGCTTTTATCCGGATTTACCATTTATACGCCAATATGCTCTATAATTTTGGTTGTCAAATTTGCTCTGACCATAATAGAGTGAAGGATTCCCTTCAAGATTTTTTTATTTATCTTAGGGAAAAACGGGAAAAGCTGGGGCCTACCAATTCCATTAAACCTTACTTGTTAAAGGCTTTTAAGCGCAGGGTTTTGGAGGATATGAAAAAAAACCACAAACTCATGACCCATGGAGAGGATTTTTATTTCAAAAAGTTCCCAGTAGAACTTTCCTTTGAGACCAAATTCATCCAACAACAGTTTGAAAATGAACAATTAAACCAGTTAAGTGTGGCTTTAGAAAAATTGGGTGAAAAGGAGCGGGAAGCTGTTTATTATTTTTATTATGAAGGGTTAACCTATGAGCAAATAGGGGAAATCATGGGCTTTTCACATATTTCCTCAGCCAGAAGATTAATTTATCGAGCACTGTCTCAACTAAGAAAATTCATGTTGGCCAATTTGGCATTACTACTTGTTGATATTTATTCTTCCTGA